One window of the Procambarus clarkii isolate CNS0578487 chromosome 89, FALCON_Pclarkii_2.0, whole genome shotgun sequence genome contains the following:
- the LOC138359113 gene encoding uncharacterized protein yields MEAGDTGTVGGGCRGSNSTPDKAGDTEETAVEVRGGKTTADETGDGEGARNPQSEQISSAPPQGRHGRRPSISPQPRKGKPPSTRNRNHQTWATHPKQEPQAPHRTPPLQQEPHQDPHHPPGPHQHQTHHPRTLRRNISQKKHQHTLHPHIPPPTYEEAKHPYPYENTWGQVVGHRSCHPLQEAPRKSQGQASPQPAEHDPTECQPQRHGGRDRHPQRRQEKEKVRPVEGKGASQKRDPAGISKATEAQTGAEAIGSKETDCGGRAAHTTIHTRRANSRGTQIHHRLGTTKSDGSSGGGGRPRAEDKEDDGQDWGCGITTADESGDTDEEGGDWRGGKTAANAAGGTEEEGGDWRGGKTAADGTGGVGTDHTGRAAFFRTTTSPSCSSTPPAGGNHPHEDPEPSNAGKAPEAGPKGPTPAPPRQQAPYQGTHHPPEPHQFLVHHPRTLQRNSSQKCQHHTPQSRKPPTPLSVRERLGTGR; encoded by the exons ATGGAAGCAGGAGATACCGGAACAGTTGGGGGAGGCTGCCGAGGCAGCAACAGCACCCCCGACAaagcaggagacacagaagaaaCGGCCGTAGAAGTGAGAGGCGGCAAAACCACCGCCGACGAAacaggggatggggagggggcacGGAACCCTCAGAGCGAGCAGATTTCTTCAGcaccaccacaaggtcgccaCGGTAGGCGACCCTCAATTTCTCCTCAACCTCGCAAGGGAAAACCACCCTCTACGAGGAACCGGAACCATCAGACGtgggcgacgcacccgaagcaagAGCCACAGGCCCCACACCGGACCCCACCcctacagcaggagccacaccaggacccacaccaTCCACCGGGACCACACCAGCACCAGACGCACCATCCTCGCACTCTACGGAGGAATATCTCGCAAAAGAAACATCAACACACGCTGCATCCTCACATTCCTCCGCCCACGTACGAGGAGGCGAAGCACCCGTATCCGTACGAGAACACTTGGGGACAGGTTGTTGGtcatcggagctgtcaccccctgcAGGAGGCACCCAGGAAGAGTCAGGGGCAGGCCTCCCCACAACCGGCGGAGCACGACCCCACAGAATGTCAGCCTCAACGACACGGGGGacgagaccgccacccacagaggAGACAAGAGAAGGAAAAGGTGCGGCCGGTGGAGGGAAAGGGAGCATCACAGAAGAGGGATCCGGCAGGGATATCAAAGGCGACAGAGGCGCAAACAGGAGCAGAAGCCATTGGAAGCAAAGAGACAGACTGTGGTGGCAGAGCCGCACACACCACCATTCACACACGCCGGGCCAACAGCCGAGGAACCCAGATCCACCACCGG TTGGGCACCACGAAATCAGATGGAAGCTCGGGCGGGGGCGGACGCCCTCGAGCAGAGGATAAAGAAGATGACGGGCAAGACTGGGGATGCGGTATCACCACTGCCgacgaatcaggagacactgacgAAGAGGGCGGAGACtggagaggcggcaagaccgccgcCAATGCAGCAGGAGGCACAGAAGAAGAGGGCGGAGACTGGAGAGGTGGCAAGACCGCCGCCGATGGAACAGGGGGCGTGGGCACGGACCACACCGGGCGAGCAGCCTTCTTCAGGACCACCACGAGTCCATCATGCTCATCAACACCCCCGGCAGGGGGAAACCACCCCCACGAGGATCCGGAACCATCTAACGCGGGCAAGGCACCCGAAGCAGGACCCAAGGGCCCCACACCGGCCCCACCCCGACAACAGGCGCCATACCAGGGCACACACCACCCTCCGGAACCACACCAGTTCTTGGTACACCATCCTCGCACTCTACAGAGGAATAGCTCGCAGAAGTGTCAACATCACACTCCTCAATCTCGCAAACCTCCGACACCCCTATCTGTACGAGAACGCTTAGGGACAGGACGTTGA